The proteins below are encoded in one region of Oncorhynchus nerka isolate Pitt River linkage group LG15, Oner_Uvic_2.0, whole genome shotgun sequence:
- the LOC115143144 gene encoding inositol hexakisphosphate kinase 2-like, whose product MSPALEALMQADGTLPYPGKGVMLEPFVHQVGGHSCVLRFGDQTICKPLIPREHQFYKSLPPEMRKFTPQYRGVVSVSFEEDEEGNLCLIAYPLHNEPENMENKDPSAECEPKSKMIKWGNKKSSSLLLDNDNYSKDRVRQSTKENKSKSYNGAEVQQQAEVLRYSLDRKQIKHNPWSLKCHQQHLQRMKENSKHRNQYKFILLENLTWRHAVPCVLDLKMGTRQHGDDASEEKKANQIRKCQQSTSASIGVRLCGMQVYQSDSGQLMFMNKYHGRKLSLPGFKEALFQFFHDGQRLRHELLSPVLRKLREMQETLESCESYRFYSSSLLIIYDGEPPRPRAPTRRHRGGEEGDEDELSDEEEEEGAFGFTRGSAAGSSAGGSSNGSSSSNGSSSSNGSVGRSSRGAAGEASSPAVDVRMIDFAHTTCRHYGEDSVVHEGQDSGYIFGLQNLITIISQLEEHSAD is encoded by the exons ATGAGTCCTGCTCTAGAAGCCCTTATGCAGGCAGACGGGACGCTCCCCTATCCCGGGAAAGGGGTGATGCTTGAGCCCTTTGTGCACCAGGTGGGGGGCCACTCTTGCGTACTGCGTTTCGGCGACCAGACCATCTGCAAGCCCCTCATCCCCCGAGAACACCAGTTCTACAAGAGCCTGCCCCCCGAAATGAGGAAGTTCACCCCCCAGTACAGAG gtgTGGTGTCAGTCAGCTTTGAGGAAGATGAAGAGGGCAACCTGTGTCTCATCGCTTACCCCCTCCACAATGAACCAGAGAACATGGAAAACAAGGACCCCTCAGCTGAATGCGAGCCTAAGAGTAAGATGATCAAGTGGGGCAACAAGAAATCATCGTCCCTATTGCTAGATAATGACAACTACAGCAAAGACCGGGTCAGACAGAGCACTAAAGAGAACAAGAGCAAAAG ttataACGGTGCAGAGGTGCAGCAGCAGGCAGAGGTTCTCCGCTACAGTCTAGATCGGAAGCAGATCAAACACAACCCCTGGAGTCTGAAATGCCACCAGCAGCACCTCCAGAGGATGAAGGAGAACTCCAAACATCGCAACCAATACAAATTCATCCTGTTGGAGAACCTGACGTGGCGTCACGCGGTGCCGTGCGTCCTGGACCTGAAGATGGGCACGCGGCAGCATGGTGACGATGCGTCAGAGGAGAAGAAGGCCAACCAGATCCGCAAATGTCAACAGAGCACTTCCGCCTCCATCGGTGTCCGGCTTTGTGGCATGCAGGTGTACCAGTCAGACTCAGGCCAGCTGATGTTCATGAACAAGTACCACGGGAGGAAGCTGAGCCTGCCGGGCTTCAAAGAGGCCCTTTTCCAGTTCTTCCACGATGGGCAGCGTCTGCGGCACGAGCTGCTCTCCCCGGTGCTGAGGAAGCTCCGGGAGATGCAGGAAACCCTGGAGTCCTGCGAGTCTTACCGCttctactcctcctccctcctcatcatcTATGATGGGGAGCCCCCCCGCCCTCGCGCCCCCACTCGACGCCACcgcggaggagaggagggtgatgagGACGAGCTCTcagatgaggaagaggaagagggggcgTTTGGGTTCACCCGTGGCTCGGCAGCTGGCAGCAGTGCTGGAGGGAGCAGTaacggtagtagtagcagtaacggtagcagtagcagtaacggtAGCGTCGGTCGCTCGTCCCGTGGTGCAGCAGGGGAGGCCAGCAGCCCGGCAGTGGATGTGAGGATGATAGACTTTGCTCATACGACGTGTCGCCATTACGGGGAGGACAGTGTTGTGCATGAGGGTCAGGACAGCGGCTACATCTTCGGCCTGCAAAACCTCATCACCATCATCTCCCAGCTGGAGGAGCACAGCGCCGACTAA